The Podospora pseudocomata strain CBS 415.72m chromosome 1 map unlocalized CBS415.72m_1, whole genome shotgun sequence genome has a segment encoding these proteins:
- a CDS encoding uncharacterized protein (COG:D; BUSCO:EOG092610LQ; EggNog:ENOG503NVRQ), whose protein sequence is MNDMATAASPTPVGGGSHLNALGRRTSARQALRRPTSTSLSSRPQLGRSESNPAVSASFSGTTSRETRAHSQPQSNQQPITAALHDSSDDEEPVVPMKLSALTKALLNDGASEGVSRGGAQSVVSGRAASPPQRPASRVTRRSTASVSASAVVEDSEAAVGEVRQTRRTARTSSVQRGVTGRSSPPRETSPAPQPRKRVVRLSNTSAGNNAFNSSFNGSFESSVRRSLSGTTGRSKRQESAEVVEKKSVQAPVPVEPEQQEVEQQLVDINTPVVPVRTVRIAVGSSGSKGRSDSSSGHSKSSRGYSDHDQELGEEPATVGRSVAVAPQSSMRIGRIGKMGGSFLSGPARRGRRRQSEEDGQDHGEGDAFGSGQEPESQQPQYMGLGMEQPQSSFLASNYREFAAASGSPVSSRDPSRAAVRRGTSASVSPPEVRELERSHLELDFKIPTPPPRVPSSLGKENQAPAAQKPNPVVISLLDDTKESAKPIQPLVSDIRANAPPSQRAASPDRKALAQKSENTPRRAAPPPPPKMSVLDAATANAGASTTTQASKKRQVMLRVNGRTYTRIDCIGRGGSGKVYRVSAENGKMFALKRVSLESADENTVRGFKGEIDLLKRLHGVDRVIQLIDHELNLEKQLLSVLMEVGELDFNTLLKSRQSATEGARLDPVFIRYYWKEMLECVQAVHLKDVVHSDLKPANFVLVQGRLKLIDFGIANAIQTEMTVNVHRETQIGTPNYMSPESLMDSNQYAFTSAHNGKFSIPPPLQHHQKGAPRIMKLGKPSDVWSLGCILYQMVYGLPPFGKIANQMSRCQAIINWAYQVEFPEVTEDGSRVPPSLIRTMRRCLNREQKERPTCEELLADTDPFLYPQEFDPGVYAMAEQGKVLPITEELLGRIIQSVVQRCGERMPTPEEIKSGMLTQGYWAGVKRVVTGANSSGNSSR, encoded by the coding sequence ATGAACGACATGGCCACCGCCGCATCACCAACGCCAGTTGGCGGAGGGAGTCACCTCAACGCTCTGGGACGTAGAACATCCGCCAGACAAGCGCTCCGCCGCCCGACTTCGACATCGCTATCTTCGAGGCCGCAGCTCGGCCGTAGCGAGTCTAACCCTGCTGTCAGCGCATCTTTTTCTGGCACAACTTCGCGAGAGACGAGGGCGCATTCTCAACCTCAGTCAAACCAGCAACCAATTACTGCTGCGCTGCATGACAGCTccgacgatgaggagccgGTGGTACCTATGAAGCTTAGCGCTTTGACAAAGGCATTGCTTAATGATGGTGCGTCCGAGGGAGTGTCCAGGGGGGGTGCGCAGTCTGTTGTCTCTGGCCGTGCTGCTTCACCGCCACAACGTCCTGCTTcgagggtgacgaggaggtcgacTGCTAGTGTTTCTGCTTCTGCCGTTGTGGAGGATAGCGAGGCTgctgtgggggaggtgaggcaGACGAGACGGACGGCGAGGACGAGTAGTGTCCAGCGTGGGGTTACGGGGAGATCTTCACCCCCAAGGGAGACGAGCCCTGCGCCTCAGCCACGGAAGCGCGTTGTGCGATTGAGCAATACTAGTGCTGGGAACAATGCTTTCAACTCAAGCTTTAATGGTAGCTTTGAGTCGAGTGTGAGGAGGTCATTGTCTGGTACTACTGGCCGGAGCAAGAGACAGGAGAGTGccgaggtggttgagaagAAGTCAGTTCAGGCTCCGGTGCCCGTTGAGcctgagcagcaggaggtTGAACAGCAGCTTGTTGATATCAACACCCCAGTTGTGCCTGTGAGGACGGTACGCATTGCCGTCGGGTCATCTGGCAGCAAGGGGAGGTCGGATAGTTCTTCCGGTCACTCCAAGAGCTCCCGGGGATATAGCGATCATGATCAGGAGTTGGGTGAGGAACCCGCGACTGTTGGACGgtctgttgctgttgctcctCAAAGTTCTATGCGGATTGGGAGAATAGGGAAGATGGGCGGGAGCTTTCTCAGTGGCCCGGCTCGTcgtggaaggaggagacagagtgaggaggatggacaAGATcatggagagggtgatgctTTTGGCAGTGGTCAGGAGCCTGAAAGCCAACAGCCTCAGTATATGGGCCTCGGTATGGAGCAGCCACAATCATCATTCTTGGCTTCCAACTATCGCgagtttgctgctgcttctggtaGCCCTGTTAGCTCCAGGGATCCCTCAAGAGCTGCGGTCCGCAGAGGGACCTCGGCTAGCGTTTCTCCGCCAGAGGTCAGGGAGCTTGAAAGAAGCCACCTCGAGTTGGACTTCAAGATTCCTACACCCCCGCCACGTGTTCCTTCCAGTCTTGGGAAGGAGAACCAAGCCCCAGCGGCGCAAAAGCCAAACCCAGTGGTGATCTCCCTTTTGGATGACACCAAAGAGTCGGCGAAGCCCATCCAACCACTTGTAAGCGACATCAGAGCCAacgcaccaccatcccaacgAGCAGCATCCCCTGACCGCAAGGCTCTGGCACAGAAAAGCGAAAACACCCCCCGCCGcgccgcaccaccaccgcctccgaaAATGTCAGTGCTTGATGCTGCCACAGCCAACGCCGGTGCTTCTACTACTACACAGGCTAGCAAGAAGAGGCAGGTCATGCTCCGAGTCAACGGCAGGACGTACACCAGAATCGACTGTATAGGCCGTGGCGGTTCGGGTAAGGTGTACCGGGTCTCTGCGGAGAACGGTAAGATGTTTGCCCTCAAGCGTGTCTCTCTTGAAAGTGCCGATGAGAACACGGTGAGAGGATTCAAGGGGGAGATTGACCTGCTCAAAAGGCTGCACGGCGTTGACAGGGTGATTCAACTGATTGATCACGAGTTGAACCTGGAGAAGCAGCTTTTGAGTGTGCTCATGGAGGTGGGCGAGCTCGATTTCAATACTCTGCTGAAATCCCGACAGAGCGCCACggagggggcgaggttggaTCCGGTTTTCATCAGGTACTACTGGAAGGAGATGCTCGAGTGCGTGCAGGCTGTTCATCTCAAGGATGTAGTGCATTCGGATCTCAAACCGGCCAACTTTGTGCTCGTGCAGGGGAGGCTCAAGCTGATTGACTTTGGGATTGCGAACGCGATCCAGACGGAGATGACGGTCAACGTGCACAGGGAGACGCAGATTGGGACACCGAACTACATGTCACCCGAGTCGCTGATGGACTCGAACCAGTATGCTTTTACGTCGGCGCACAATGGCAAGTTTTCGATCCCGCCGCCTCTGCAGCATCACCAAAAGGGGGCTCCGAGGATTATGAAGCTCGGGAAGCCGTCGGATGTTTGGTCACTGGGGTGTATCTTGTATCAGATGGTTTATGGTCTGCCGCCATTTGGCAAGATTGCGAACCAGATGTCGAGGTGTCAGGCGATTATCAATTGGGCGTATCAGGTTGAGTTTCCCGAGGTCACGGAGGATGGGAGCCGGGTGCCGCCTTCGCTGATtaggacgatgaggaggtgcTTGAACCgggagcagaaggagaggcCTACTTGTGAGGAGCTGTTGGCGGATACGGACCCGTTTTTGTATCCCCAGGAGTTTGACCCTGGTGTTTATGCCATGGCTGAGCAGGGCAAGGTGCTGCCTATTACGGAGGAGTTATTGGGGAGGATTATTCAGAGTGTGGTGCAAAGGTGTGGGGAAAGAATGCCGACGccggaggagatcaagagtGGGATGCTCACGCAGGGGTATTGGGCTGGGGTGAAAAGGGTGGTTACCGGTGCTAATAGCAGTGGTAATTCCTCGAGGTAA
- a CDS encoding uncharacterized protein (COG:O; EggNog:ENOG503P30T), with the protein MAQTRLKMLPISLLSLLGLMVLGTTASEEPPSTSPTAEVELICHTTDPAECYPKIFQPTHEFQIVHPDQDLPLGLHVRLDINTGQKEAKINIPDEEVDPSLVGLPVDSSIVTVDTPDSEPEPAQRPRKLPKNAPKYDPDGKIKEPPKSNPHAGNDAAAFFESLTYLKKGLDIDSALESLSDVSHDIYYGLKIAEDYDTIANLFCLANNPALFTTSPSPETLSRARVAALTLSSVTQNNPKALSEIETHWPKLLASSCSDEPLSTLIWRLIPSSGQPDPAVSKARISSISGLLKSSKIRSHFLSNNGMEQILQIMNLQDQNNGDFEPAARKAAILVLDNFLDGDMGASLGEWPIGTQQTDVVCDGRHKEGKEPVERCWDWHARLWVKGNKKNKEHWSHELLKKVTEQRRVNNKGGKKKNAAQGGKEEL; encoded by the coding sequence ATGGCTCAAACCCGGTTAAAGATGCTTCCCATCAGCCTTCTTAGCCTCCTAGGCCTCATGGTTTTAGGCACAACAGCATCAGAGGAACCGCCATCAACGTCGCCAACTGCGGAGGTGGAACTCATATGCCACACAACTGATCCAGCTGAATGCTATCCCAAAATATTCCAACCAACCCACGAGTTCCAGATCGTTCACCCCGATCAGGATCTTCCTTTAGGTCTTCACGTCAGGctcgacatcaacaccgGCCAAAAGGAAGCCAAAATCAACATCccagatgaggaggttgacccATCACTAGTCGGCCTTCCAGTAGACTCCTCCATAGTTACCGTCGACACCCCTGAttcagaaccagaaccagcaCAAAGGCCCAGAAAACTTCCCAAAAACGCCCCGAAATACGATCCAGACGGCAAGATCAAGGAACCACCCAAAAGCAATCCTCACGCTGGAAACGACGCGGCCGCCTTTTTCGAGTCTCTGACCTATCTTAAGAAGGGCCTGGACATCGACTCAGCTCTGGAAAGCCTCTCTGACGTCTCCCATGACATCTACTACGGCCTCAAAATAGCAGAAGACTACgacaccatcgccaacctcttctgcctagccaacaaccccgcctTGTTTACCACTTCTCCATCACCCGAGACTCTCTCTCGCGCCAGAGTGGCGGCACTTACCTTGTCATCAGTCACgcaaaacaaccccaaagCCCTCTCCGAAATCGAAACTCACTGGCCAAAACTCCTTGCCTCTTCTTGCTCAGACGAGCCGCTTTCCACCCTGATCTGGCGGCTCATTCCCTCCTCTGGGCAACCCGACCCAGCGGTATCCAAAGCTCGCATTTCCTCCATTTCTGGCCTGTTGAAATCATCCAAAATCCGGTCTCAtttcctctccaacaacgGCATGGAGCAGATCCTTCAAATTATGAACCTCCAGGACCAAAACAATGGGGACTTTGAGCCAGCGGCCAGGAAAGCAGCCATCTTGGTTCTGGATAACTTCCTTGATGGCGACATGGGCGCCTCGCTCGGTGAGTGGCCCATTGGAACACAGCAAACAGATGTTGTCTGTGACGGGAGACATAAAGAAGGCAAAGAGCCTGTGGAGAGGTGCTGGGATTGGCATGCGAGGTTGTGGGTCAagggaaacaagaagaacaaagAGCATTGGAGTCATGAGCTGCTTAAGAAGGTGACCGAGCAGAGGAGGGTGAATAATAAGgggggcaagaagaagaatgccgCTCAAGgcgggaaggaggagctgtAG